In one Hydrogenobacter hydrogenophilus genomic region, the following are encoded:
- a CDS encoding 6-carboxytetrahydropterin synthase, translated as MRYNYTTPWTLVVKRKFNAAHFLTDYHGSPEPLHGHTWEV; from the coding sequence ATGCGTTATAATTATACGACGCCGTGGACTCTTGTAGTGAAGAGAAAGTTCAACGCTGCTCACTTTCTGACGGATTATCATGGCTCTCCAGAACCTCTGCACGGACACACTTGGGAGGT